DNA from Rosa rugosa chromosome 6, drRosRugo1.1, whole genome shotgun sequence:
GTACTAGTAGCCTTACTAGTCTGTGTGTCTATTTAGAAGAGACTTCAGTACTGTTTTATTTCATGCCTAGCACAGCCTAGTTTACGGTTAATAAAGCTTCGGGTCCTACCTGAATTAAGAATAAAAGggcattcaaattttttttttatctatatgtTTCAAAACAGTAAaatggtttttcttttctttcgggGCTGCAATTAATCATGCGTTTGTgtttctctttcaattttgcTTCCGCTAATATTTTCTGCAGCTGATGATGGAGAGACTCAGGTGTGTTTATATTTCGTCAAAAATTTCGAAATGATTTATATATGATGATTACCTGTTTATGCTGCTGTGAATTTTGACAAGAATTAAGTATAAATGTCTCCCATTTTTTAAAGTTGCAGTCTTGTTAATATCTTCGCAGTAGAACTTATAGTTTTAACTTATGCTCTTATGATTTTCTAGAGATTATATTGATTCTATTGCACAAAGTAACCTTCACTATTGTTTCTAGAAAATTTTCAGCCTAACAAGATCAAAATTGTGTTATTGTTATTAAATTGCTTATATTTTGGCTCCCAAAGGAGTGTTCACATATGTAGATTTAAATACAATAGCAGTATTATGCATGTTCTATGATTTTATCTTCTGATATGTTGAAACTTTTCTCTATCCAAAGATGTTGActgttttcaatatatatgtaaAATTGTTGAACATGGAATAATGATACAAAAAATTTAGTTATAAGATTTTATGCCACAAAGGTGTTATCTGGTATATCTTCAGAATATGGGATTGTTTCAGTTGTGTTTCTGTCATCTATTTTATTTCAGTCTTTGATGATTCAAACACATAATTTATGCAGTATAAATAATACACATAATATGGACTTACACTTATGTTTTATGTTTTACTTCAGGAACTGAGGTTGTCACCTTGGGACATATTCAACTTTTGACTGGTTGGAATTACAAGAAGTGGAAGAACCAAGTCGAGTTCTATTTGGCAATGAATCAGGACATGGATCTGTGTCTCACTGAAGAACAGCCCTATGAGTTGGATGAAGAAAGCACTGAAGAGGACAAAAAAGCTTATAAAGAGTGGCACATGGCTAACAAAATGGCCAAGAATGTCATCAGGACCACCCTTTCTGACACAGTTAGAGGTTGTATTGAGGAGCCAGAACATGTAGTGGACTTTCTGGAGGCCATAACTCAAAAATTCAGGGAAAGTGGCAAGGCTGAAGCTGCAAGACTGTCCAAAAGATTCAATGATCTCAAATTCAGTGGAGTGGGGAGTGTCAGAACCCACATTATGGAGTTGATTGACATCAACAACAAACTCAAAGATCTGGACATGGGTGTCAATGATGCCCAAATCGTTCATTTAGCCCTGGATTCTCTCCCCAAGACTTACAGTAATCTCAGGACCACCTACAATGCTCTCAAGGAGAAATGGGATGCTGATGAGCTCATTTCCATCTGTGTTGATGAACAGGACAAGATGAGGAAGGAAAGTGCACCCACCACTGCTGTGAATCTGATGGGAAAAGGCAAGGGAAAGAATCAGAACAAGTTCAAACCCAAAAAGGCCATTGCGAAGGCACCCACTGAGAAGACTGCTGCTGCAAAACTACTAAAGATTAAGTGCTATTTTTGCAAGAAATTTGGGCACATAAAGAAGCAGTGTGAAGGCTTCAAAAAGTGGATGATAAAAAAGGGTAAGAACTACTTAATTGATTCTAATTATGTTTTAAATAATTCTGCTTTACATAATTCAGTGTTTTCTTtggaaataaaattcattaatgttaaacaacatacatattggttagattcaggctcaccaaTTCATATAACCAATTCATTGCAGGGTTTAACAAGGAGGAGAGCTCCAAGGAAGCATGAAGATTCAGTGCATGTTGGCAATGGCATGAAGGTTGCTGTCAAGGCCATAGGTACCTTGAAGTTAGATTTGGGTTTAGGAGGTCTCCTCAAGCCAACTTGGCTTCCTGGGTAAGCTAGAGGCCTTTGGTCTTTTCTTAGGCCTAGTTTAAAGTGTTGGCTAGCTAGCTACTTTGGAGGGTACCTTGACTCCTTCATCTACTACTTAGCAGTTTGGCTTTAGGGTTAGATCGGAGGTGTCTCTAATCCTCTTCTCTAGTATGTAATAGCATGAATTGTTCAGTGACCCTTAGGAATATTGGTTATATCTCGTATCACAATTGCGTGCTTCAGCGGTAATAGTCAATAGTAAAGATTTTCTTTTGAATGAGAGGTGCTATTGTTTAGATATAGATTGTGTGAACGTCAATATACATGTAGTAATTAAGTAGTCATTTGTCATATATGGTTGGTATTTGTAATATTTTGGTTTTTAGTTGAAACCATATAATATATTGATATGTTTTGCTcgtcaaaaaaaattaaaaataaaaaccgaaGCAATAACAAAATAATCAAGGGCATTTGACATATGTAAAATGCGAAATAGAATCTCAAAAGTAGTCTTTATTGTATGTATCTATAATCTTTCTTTTGCGCATGTTGTGTCTCATTAGTTTTCATTAAACAATAATTTAGTGAAACCTATGACCTATCATAGTTTGGCTTCCAAtataaggagaaaaaaaaattataatgtaGCCTTTCAGTTAGGAATGAGGTTGTAAATTGATTTTGCTTATAATTCTGTCCAAAAATTGGATACCCAAAAAATAAGAGCTTAAAAACCACAAAGGCCAATCCCAATTCTCAAGCAGGCAATGCTTGTTTTCAGTTTCTGTGATGCCCATTCTTACTACCATACAGTTACATTTTAAACTTTTTATTAGTGTTATATGTGCAATTACTATATGGACAATCATTTTAGAAATTAGAGCAATGCATCACTCGTAGTGCACTCGACTTTTTGTGGAGCTCTTCTAATACTTAGGGTCAGCTCGGTCTTTGTGGGTAAACTTTACCCTATCAACGAAGATATTTATATTTTGAATGTCTTCAACCCCATAACATTATTCATAATCGAAaaatgagaatttttttttctatttttggattataatatatatatatatatatatatctaaataGTTATTTTAGtagtatgaaaaaaaaaattaaagaagtggGTAATAATTGAAGAGATTTCACTAACCAGACGTGCATTGCATGGATATGAGGTTAGTTACAATAACATTGACCACAAGAAAAACATATGTATAGATTTTGAAGAAAGATTTGTTGTGGAATTAAgtttagggctagtttgggattactgtgattaaaaaaaaaaaaaaaactaaaactgctACTACtttgttgtgagaataatcagttgtgaattaaaatagtttcgtgtttggtaaacaaTATTTTGCTATCAATACATAAAACAACATCAGAACATGTTTTGATCGAAAGTAGTTTCTAAAAGTAATATTTGagtgcttctaaaatctgctgtcaCTACCTATAATTTTCAAATAAAgctgttttatttatttatttaccagacacaataaaatctaaaattttaaataaaatctaatttttttaaaagtGAAACAATCCCAAATGGAATCTTAGAGATAATATGCTAAAAGATCTAAACCAAAAGAAAAGTGCACATGGACCATTTTTTAAACGTTAAAATTACATTATCATTGGTGAATTAAGATAATATTAGCACCAATTTAAATCAGTTTGATTAGATACATTAGTTTGAACATAAAATGTACCTAAATTTATAGACCTATGTAAATGAAAGATGGAAAATCAATAGCCGGAATTTAAAGAGGAAAGATATTATATAGGAGTAATTCTATCTTCAATTATTATACTAAAACTTAGTACGAGGTTAGACCATTACACTAATGTTACTATCAGAAATGAAAAAGAGTACACTGCATTGGGAGACCTAATACATGCCCTCGTATTAGTAACGGTTCACCGGACTGTAATGTCGTTATACCACATTGTCAACTCACAGTCAGCaagcttgaaaaaaaaaatgatgacaGAAACAATTTCTCAAGCTTGTCTCTCCCGGAGAGTGTTGGAATAAGTAAGGTTTAAACTGATGAAGAGTATCAAAATGAaaccaacaaaaaaagaaaagaaaactggATCAGATAGAACACTTTCCAGAATAACACTGTCATAAATCCACCTTAGgaatttaaatatatttacACTGAAATAATGTAATTAAAGAGAACTCAGTTCTCTGTAATTTACTTAACCTTTTCTGAACTTACTACCGGTTCCTTATCACTTGCTGAGCTTCCCACCATACCTGTTCCACAAATTTTCTCCTTCATTCGTCGGAATGTAAAAGGAGGTAGAGTTCATATTCATATAATTTGAACTTGAAGGTAATAGACCTCCATCTGTCAGCTGCAGTTCCATGCTCTCATCCTTGGCCTTGGTGTTGTAACTGTtagttcctattcctcgaattTGGCTGAGAGCCTCCATTATTGAAGCATCTCGAGTTTCCACCCAAGCTCTCTCGTTAGCCCAGAATTCATGTACTTGTTGATTAAACCGCTCTGCCTCGCGCTTCCTCCACTCTTCTTCTTTAGCCAACCTCTCCTCTTCTCTACCTTCAATAGTCTTCAACATCTTCTCCATCCAACCCTCTTGAGCCTTCATCACCTTCATCATTTGGGAATTCACAAACTCCTCCACCTGTGTCTTCCAGGTCTTCTTCATACGCCTTGAACACCTAATTTGGTTCTCATTTTTACAGTGACCATTAGCTGAATTTGAAAGATCATCTCCATTGTTCTCCGAGCTGGAGGTTTCTAAGTCAGTTGAATTGTTGGAGAAACTAAGGCTCTCCGCACCAAGCTTAACTTCTTGATTTTCTTGGTTAATAGTAGCAGTGGTGTGATTATAAAGAAGAGTAGGGTTTAATGTACCAGTTAGATGGGTTTGATCCGAAGCTGAGGACAAGAGATTGGTAGTACTTTGGTCACCATATATTGCTTCAAGCTGACGAAAGAACCTATAGTGCTTCCCATCTTGTCTCCCAGCTTTGCCTTCTTTGGTTTTCTTGTAGTACTTGTATAGATTCTCAAACTTCTCTTTGCATTTCTTCCCACTCCTATGATATCCATGTTCCTCACTCATTATCCTACATAAACAAATGTATACAAGATATAATCATCATGTAGATACTATTAATTAAAGCAATAAGATGCCCACTAGCATTCCTTTAAATGACTATTAGTTACTGATATTATTATACTGTGTTAACATTTCCAATTTAAGCATTTCGATCAAATCAAGCGCTTTTGGATTAAATTAATCAAAACCTTCCTCCTTTGCAATGATGAATACCGTTCTCCtttcagaaaaagaagaagaaaaaaaaaatgatataccGTTTATGGATTTATTATGGCCTTTTTTACAGGTAAGGAGTTCAGTAATGGACTGCCCTAATTGAGAAAGAATGGTCCTTCAAATTAAGCAAAAAACAAGAAAGTCTTGGACCAGTCACTATTAGTTTAGCATACCAAAACCACATAAGATAAGAAAAAGAATACCTGGGTCTCCCAGTTAACAAATGATTTGTCACTTTCAAGCACTAAACTCATAAGATGAAGAAACAAACACTAATAACTCATCCAAAAAGCCTGCCATTTCTATCTAAGAaaaagcaggaaaaaaaaaaaaaaaaaaaaaccctaaacgACATATATtataacaaagaagaagaaactaaacGCAAACAAATTAAACCcagagagaaaaattagaaagagTATTATACCTGGAAACTTCATCCCACAATGGACCTTTCTGATTAGTCTCCTTGAACTTGGAATCGAGACTGGATCTAATCTCAAGAAGAGTAAGAGTTTCTTGTCTTGGCCATCTGCTGTTATTGCCTGATCCATCATTCCCATTAATATTCCACGCATGCTGATTCATTAACTCTAACCCATACAACGAACCAACAGATGAAGCAGCAGCAGAACCATTCAGATTACCAGCAACAATACTATTACTAATAATTGTGCTAAAATTAGGaggagcagcagcagcagaagcAGCAGAACCAAACTCAAAAAATTCATGAGCATTAACCTCATGACCTACAACGATACTATTGGGGTGAAAATTATTGAAAGGTCGTACTGAAAACGGGTCTGGGAATTGTACGAGCTGCTGTGTTCTTGAGGTCATCAGCTGCCGGAGGTCTGGATAATCATCCATTATCTATGTGCACTAGAACTCGATCTAATAGAGatatgagagaaagagagctgaGAGACAGAGTGactctgtgtgtgtgttttaAAAGGGAGGTAACTTTAATCAGCAGGAGTAGTACTTTATTTGAGTGTTAGAAAAAAAGAGGCCAAGAGATTTCAATTGTCTGCAGAATGTGAGAGCTTTTGCCATTAGAGACAGGATCCGAGTCTACCGCAACTTTCGTCAGTCTtgcatcactctctctctctctctctctctctgtcgctctctctctctctctctctctctctctctctctctctctctctctctcactctcactctcactgGCTGTCTGTGCATGTGAGAGAGGGAAAAAGATGGTATACGTAGTAATTACTGACAGCTATGTGGGAAAAAAGGCAATATTACGCATTTACAATTCGCAAACAGTAGCATCCGTGTGGTTTACCTTTTTGACTAATCGATGATCGGTGATTCCATCCCAACCATGCATATATCTATGTGTCTATCTTATCTACCACCTTTTACCTCTTCAGTTTTGCTGGCGGCTAAATATGCCTCAGTCATTACACTAGAAGATGCGCAAGGGCGAAGGTGCAGCTTCCATATCTTGAACAAAAACGAATGCGAGTTTGTGTAAGAAATGTTAAACTAGTAGGGAATTTGTTTACCACGTACTAGGGTACATATATGGCATTAATTCTACAGTAATATACATCTACATATGATTCAACATCTTCTTAATCTATACTTATCTTTTGCTCGCTCTTCAAACCATCTCTTTCATGTCGATCAATTGTTTTGAAGTACGGGTAAGCTTCTGAATTCCCTTTCACTCATAATATCCAGCAACAGAGATAATTACCATCAAATAACTATTCGGTACAGTTCTTCCTACCTATGTATACACCAAATCTAATTTTCAATAGAAGAAATGTTATATTTACGTATACATTCAGTTTTATTTAGTTTAtctgttattttttatttagttttttcttcttattattaGGTTTCTCTTCAGATTTATTATACtatttttgagattaaaaaattaataaaaataagagattttttttttaattaaacaaattttttaaaatgagtAGGCAAGTTGGTGTGGGGTTCTTATATTATTTTACTAAGAATTATCTATAAaaatagatagatagatagatcaATCAATGtactcaaaaaataaaatagtaaGACTAAGAtcaatctttttattttatttatttttttgaaaggagagTAAGATCAATCTTTACCTTGTGAATAATTGAAGCGTTTTTGAACAACTCGAGCAAAAGTAGATTTTTGAATCTGGATAGGTGGATTCTTACGAGTATTGCACATTTGTCTTTGCCTAAAAAAGAATCGCTGGTCCTTCAATTCTCCCACAGCTGTGCATCACAGCTTATCATCATTTTCAGCCTTTGTACGGACAAGCTGTGATAAAATGGAGTCTAGCtcagaagaaagagaagtaggCCTTCTTTTCAATGTCATTATGACTCCTAAT
Protein-coding regions in this window:
- the LOC133718092 gene encoding trihelix transcription factor PTL-like is translated as MDDYPDLRQLMTSRTQQLVQFPDPFSVRPFNNFHPNSIVVGHEVNAHEFFEFGSAASAAAAPPNFSTIISNSIVAGNLNGSAAASSVGSLYGLELMNQHAWNINGNDGSGNNSRWPRQETLTLLEIRSSLDSKFKETNQKGPLWDEVSRIMSEEHGYHRSGKKCKEKFENLYKYYKKTKEGKAGRQDGKHYRFFRQLEAIYGDQSTTNLLSSASDQTHLTGTLNPTLLYNHTTATINQENQEVKLGAESLSFSNNSTDLETSSSENNGDDLSNSANGHCKNENQIRCSRRMKKTWKTQVEEFVNSQMMKVMKAQEGWMEKMLKTIEGREEERLAKEEEWRKREAERFNQQVHEFWANERAWVETRDASIMEALSQIRGIGTNSYNTKAKDESMELQLTDGGLLPSSSNYMNMNSTSFYIPTNEGENLWNRYGGKLSK